One genomic segment of Triplophysa rosa linkage group LG22, Trosa_1v2, whole genome shotgun sequence includes these proteins:
- the LOC130545813 gene encoding oligodendrocyte-myelin glycoprotein-like, producing the protein MTSKRNTVTMLWSALLSHLLILLFTCAYVQAECPAICSCSESLRTVDCSWRGLRNLPVGLEHNIQSLNMSHNRLSDLDHHLSSFTHLRILDISYNRLLHFPASLPRALWELDISGNRLHVLNKDDTAYQWNLRVLDLSVNKLERVVFINNTLPNLKSLNLSHNKFWTVPTNMPQNVETVDLSHNTLVQILPGSLNRLPKLSRLYLHANRFAAVHDGAFQHLQGLELIALGDNPWACEDAANISHLLLWTKRTSARVLGCPCHTWHTCGEAHLSRTGSWHSGTYTLSPYVFRINERSHPSIQAVTTQFWSETSLLNTKDDQTATGSAKESFKKDAMFTSRVPYSDTYTTTDGPVTTGHFTTSDIMSSTTRRTTTLRTRSVKRAKQNFGRNKSKGCSRSLSTSVYCLLLLTAMT; encoded by the exons ATGACAAGCAAAAG GAACACCGTGACAATGCTTTGGTCTGCTTTGCTGTCCCACCTCCTCATACTGCTGTTTACATGCGCATACGTGCAAGCAGAATGTCCCGCTATCTGCTCCTGCAGCGAGAGCCTTCGGACGGTAGACTGTTCCTGGCGTGGACTGAGAAACCTGCCTGTCGGACTAGAGCATAACATTCAGTCTCTCAACATGAGCCACAATCGTCTATCCGACCTGGACCATCATCTGAGCTCCTTCACGCACCTGCGCATCCTGGACATCTCCTACAACCGACTGCTTCATTTTCCCGCCTCCCTCCCCCGGGCTCTGTGGGAACTCGACATCTCTGGAAACCGTCTGCATGTGCTTAACAAAGACGACACGGCGTACCAGTGGAACCTTAGGGTTCTGGATCTGTCCGTCAATAAGCTGGAGCGTGTCGTCTTCATCAACAACACCCTCCCAAACCTGAAgtctctcaacctcagtcacaACAAGTTCTGGACGGTGCCCACCAACATGCCGCAAAACGTAGAAACGGTGGATTTATCCCATAACACCCTGGTTCAGATCTTGCCAGGTTCATTGAATCGGTTACCCAAGTTGTCTCGGTTATACTTGCACGCAAACCGCTTCGCCGCGGTTCACGATGGAGCGTTCCAGCATCTGCAAGGTCTGGAGCTTATCGCGCTTGGAGACAACCCTTGGGCGTGTGAAGATGCAGCAAATATTAGCCATCTGTTGCTTTGGACCAAACGTACGTCCGCCCGGGTGTTGGGATGCCCGTGTCACACGTGGCACACATGCGGAGAGGCTCACCTGTCCCGGACGGGGAGCTGGCACTCTGGCACCTACACGCTGTCTCCATACGTGTTTAGAATCAATGAGCGGAGTCATCCATCTATCCAAGCGGTCACTACACAATTCTGGTCCGAGACGTCActcttgaacacaaaagatgaccaAACAGCGACTGGGAGTGCCAAGGAGTCTTTCAAAAAGGATGCCATGTTTACTTCAAGAGTTCCCTATTCAGATACCTACACAACTACAGATGGCCCTGTCACAACCGGCCACTTCACCACCAGCGACATCATGAGCTCCACCACCCGCAGGACAACTACTCTCCGTACCCGGAGTGTGAAGAGAGCGAAACAGAACTTTGGGAGAAACAAAAGTAAAGGATGTTCCCGTTCGCTCTCCAcatcagtttactgtttgcttcTTTTAACAGCCATGACGTAA